The Halichoerus grypus chromosome 9, mHalGry1.hap1.1, whole genome shotgun sequence genomic sequence CTGTAGTTGTATTTTATAAACCAATTTCTAACCTTGTGAAAAATATTGCATAGAGTTAAGGTATGAACTCTGTTTTCCAAGTGCATGCTCTACTTCTTGTAAATAAGCTAGCTCCTTTAAAATTAGGTGTATGTGAAATCATTGGTAGTCAACTGAGCAACCACCTACTGTTACCTGTTGTATGTTAGTCATTGATTATTGAGGCTTTGTATGAAGCACAGAAAAAGATGGTAATATTCATAAGGTAATATTAAAGAAGCATGATATTTAACTCTTAAAAGGATAATAAGTCATCAATGTAGAATGTACTCTATGTAGCTaagaaaaacacagtaaaaatTTGAATAGTATTCCCTATTCTAATGTAACaaccttattcttttttatccaAGAACTTCTGGAGGATTTTCCTATTATATACTTTGACATGGAATTTGGTATAGTGTCTGATTTGTTTGGTCCCTGTTTGAtcccatttgatttttaaaaaaaaattaggtgaatTATATACTTTTCTGGGCCTTCTgtattagattatttatttgacatatgtTTCCCAAGTCCCAACTGTGTTCTAGGAACTGTGCTAGTCACTAGGAATAAAATGGTAAATGAGACAGTCCATACCTTGCCCTCATGATGTTTAGTGGGGAGACATGATCAAATTGTCACATAGCTCCATGAAGAAATATAAAGTTATATGGGAGTTAAAATAGGGGAATTGTACAAATTGTACTTTGTACAAAGTATCTGAGAAAGGGGCATGTGGGGTCAGTgcaaggaaatgaaggaaggcCCATGGGGCTGGAATGGGGAGGATGAGGAGAGTAGTAGAGAAGAGAGTGCATTTGGGCAAGGAAGAAATTGGGGACCAAATAATTCAGAGCATTGTAGGCCATGCTaaggattttgagttgttttcctAATATCACTGGGAAACCATGGAAGTATTTTAAGTGGGAAAATGGCacaatcatatttatattttggaaCACTCTGGATGCATTGTAGGGAACAGATTGAAGGGAGATGCGGTAGGAAGCAGGCGGACTAATTAGAAGGCTAGGGCAATAAATAGTTCAACCAAGAGATGATGGTAGCTTAGACTAGGATGATAGTAGTAGAAATGAAGAGAAGATGGGgcacttgggttcaaatcctggctgtaccatttacttaatctctctaagcctcactTTTCTTACCTGTGTAATAGGGATTATGATATGACCTACCTTACAGAGTTGCCAGAATAATTAAATAAGATGACATATGTCGTATATAGAGTTCTTAAATAGTACCCACATTTAGTAAGTGCACAATAAATGGTTACTATTACTATTTCTACTTCTACTACTACTATTCCTGTTATTAtgttattatcatcattactATTAGATATGACCCAGAAGACCAAGTCTTGTAACTTTCCATTTCTGTTgtaatttactttgaaaacaaATCAACTCTCTTCCatctatgaatatatatatttgcagtgTGATTATGAGAAAACCTGGTTTTAAAGCATCAAAAATGAGCCATACATGTATTTAGAATCTAAGAAATTGTAAACTAGAATATCTTTCTGCATGAATAGATCctatgttatatttttttaaatgtctgtgtttGCCTGGCTCTTCATTTCGACCTCGTAGGTACCCTTGGACAAGACTATACAGTACTTCTCAAAGCACTGTAGACAGCAGTGAGATAAAAACATTCCTGGCCCTGGCTCACAGGTGGTGGGATGAACAAGGAGTATATGCACTTCTTCATTCGATGAATGACCTGAGGGTGCCATTTATTAGGTAACATTCCAGAAACTCtaagtcttttaaaatgcaactcttttcaataatttatcttcttttaagtttatttttctcttggtttataCCTAAGTTCAAAAtgctacattttaattttgctttagaaATTAGAGAGATTCTGGGGCagctagctggctcagtcagtagagcatgtgactcttaatctcaggatcatgagttcaagccccacattgggtgtgaagTGTCcgtaagataaaaaaaaaaaaaaaaagaaagaaattagatcCTTTTCAATATCCATTGTTTGAgccagtaatttttaaataacattaccCAAAATCTAGGCTGCTTTTATTAACTAACTTGAAGCATTTTTGGACAATTTTGGGTTAATTAGAATTAAATCCTTATGAGAAGGAACTAGGATACTATGGCATCGAGGTCATTTTATACTGACTTTGACCTTTAGGCAGTCTtgataaaggggcacctggctggtacAGTCACCAGAGCATCtagctcttaatctcagggtcataagttcaagccccacattgggcgtggagcctacttaaaaaaaaaaaaaaaaaaaaaagatatcctaaGGTATCcttattatatataacattttatttattttttttaaagattttatttatttattgagagagagattgagcatgagcaagggggagggggagagggagaagcaggctccctgatgcagggctcagttctaggaccctgggatcatgacctgagctgaaggcagatgcttaactgactgagccacccaagtgccccaatataacatttattttaatataaatataattcaaattcATATACAGTCCAATTTAAAAGTATAGTTTACAATACTGTTAGGTCTATATATCtgggtgtatatgtgtgtacttGTGTTTGTTTATGTGGTGAAGTGTTACTATGATTATCTTAGAATTAAGTTAACTTGATTTGGATGCCTATTTACATGATCATGAAAACACCACTAACTTAGAAGATCAAGAGAATCCATTTAGAAGGGAATCTAGGCAAAATCTCAAAATATAGATCTCCAGTATGCTGCTTCTAAGCCCTGTAAAATAACCTATTTGTTGCTGACTTGAAATGGGTCTAACAAGTACTGACAATGTAGCTAATAGATTCCTCCTTTGACATGCTAtctcaagcaaataaaattaGGTGAATCTAAACtagattgtttttaaagtttttctttagaTTATTAGTGAAGTAATAGTTAACGCATAATTATTACTAGTTTATTTCAAGAGCTTTACTTGAAACCTCCTTCCTGcttttgattattaaaaaaagtctttaatgcTGAAAATAAAAGGTCTGTTTACCCCCAAATAtcaataatccatttaaaatgagAGTTTAATATATCCTTGAAAATTGTACACATTTAAGATTTTACTGACAAAAttaacaatttgttttttttatgttttggatttttaaaaaagagacaatcttttaaaaacagttgcTCAGCACCAGCCAGGACAACCTTTGTCTGGGATCAAGATTCTTGATGTTGGCTGTGGTGGTGGATTATTAACTGAAGTAAGTGGTTTACAACTTTCCTGCCATttttaactgggaaaaaaattgagaaaaagtaGGCCTGTGACTCATTTATCCTTTTAACAAGTagtattgtttatttaaaaaaatgaataatattcttaatatttttaccATCACAAAACTAATATatgcttttcactttcttaaaaaatatataaaaatttcagaaaattatagAGAGGATTTTTgcggtgttttttgtttttttgtttgttttgcacaAAATTGGACACTGGCCTACCAAATAGCTCTGAAAATTTTGTTGTCTCTTCTAAGAGATTGGGCAATTTCCACTGGTTTAAAATGCAATGATAAGCCATTCTTTTGCACTTGCTTCAATATCAAAACCTAACAGAGTACTGCCTGCTCAGGGTGCCCTCCCCTTCTTAGGTGCTTTAGAGTGCTTGGAAGAACACACACTCACCTTCTGTAAAAAATATTTGCCTCAACTTGTAGTATATTTATGCCCTGCAGCTCTATTTTGTAGTCTTCTATCAACACAATAACTTCCgtgcactttaaatatgttaatactctattatgtgtgtgtaaatgtacCTATAAAATACAGAACTCCCCTCTCAAATGGTTCTTCAtaagttttttattgttgtgatTATTGTTCCCTCTTGAGCTTTTTATTATGGTAATTGTCAAATGTGTACAAACTAGAGAAAATGATATAATGAACTTCCACGTACCCATAAACGATCTCCAATAATTATCCTCTCATGATtaatcttgtttcctttttgataagctctttattgCTAACatgtattctgttttcttcttgaggATAACAGTTTTTTTATCCTATTAGCCTCTAGGGCGGCTCGGAGCTTCGGTTATTGGAATCGATCCTGTGGCTGAGAACATTAAGACAGCACAGCACCATAAATCATTTGATCCAGTGCTAGATAAGAGGATAAAGTACAGAGCATGTTCCCTGGAAGAGATTGTGGAAGAGACGGCAGAAACGTGTGATGCTGTTGTAGCTTCTGAAGTTGTAGAACACGTGATTGATCTAGAAACATTTATACAGTGCTGCTGTCAAGTGTTAAAAGTAAGACTTACCcggtttacttgtttgttttttcttttgagtgtGTGTAGGTATCCATAGCAATAAGTGTTTTGTAATACTTGAAACCAGGACGCTAGGATTAGGGGATAGCATCTCTGCTGGGGATTATTTCTGCTTCTCAGCTTGCACTCAGTACTAGGGTTTTCCAGATACAGTATCTTGATATCCAAGGATCTTGAAAAGTGTTGGTGCTGAACACAAATTACAAACAATAGATTTaaattggttttttttctctttggtataCTCTGGGTTAAATACCTAATAGATATTGAGTGGCAATCACTAAGAAATTGATTGGGATTgatacttaaaaaacaataaaaaccattATTGATTTGTATAAACTGACTTAGGTAGCATTTTTTAAGTAACtttgtgtgtgatatatataacAGTTTTCAGCTTATAAaggaatatttcatatatatgatctcactgattttCCCTACAACCAGATGAGGAAGTTAAGCAGGTACTGTTGTGACCAACTTGGACCAAAGGAGATCAGAATTTGAGAGAGGTCAGCGGTCACttggcctttttgttttttggtgttttatggTTTATGGTGTTAATggtctcattatagttttgatttacatttctctgatgattaatgatgttgagcattttttcatgtgtctggtggtcatctgtatgtcttctttggaaaatgtctaccagttcctctgtccattttttaatcaggttgttgttgttgttgtttttggtgttggtgagttgtaggagttctttatatatattttgcagaTTAACTCCTTacaaatttttttcccatttagtatgttgtcttttggttttgttgatggtttcctttgctgtgcaaaaggtttttggtttgatgtagtcacagttgtttatttttgctttcatttctcttgtcttAGGAAACAGATCCAGAGAAATACTGCTAAGGTTGATGCCCAAGGGattgctgcctatgttttcttttaggatttttatggtttcaggtcttagatttaggtctttaatcccttttgagtttatttttatgtatggtgtaaaaaagtggtccagtttaattcttttacatgtagctgtctagttttcccaacaccattttccattgtatattcttgcctcctttgttgtagattaattgaccatgtaagtgtgggtttatttttgggttctccattctgttctattgatctgtttttgtgccagtacatactgttttaattactatagtttgTAGTACAGTTTGAAATCTTGGATTGTGATACTTCCAAATTGGTTCCTTTTcaatatttggggtcttttggggttccatacaaattttagaattatttcttctagttctgtAACAAATACTATTGCaatttgatagagattgcattgactctgtaggttgctttgggtagtgtagacattttaacaatattcttcccaTCCATAAGCAaggtgtatctttccatttatttgtgtcgtcttcgatttctttcatcagtgtcttgtagttttcagagtttaggtctttcacctccttggttaattttattcctaggtatttaattCTTCTTGTTGTGATTGTAAATggcaattttcttaatttctctttctgctagttcattattagtatatagaaatgcaacagatttctggatattaattttgtatcctgcacctTTACTGACtttattttgttcctgatcttagaggaaaagctttcagcttttcaccattgagtatgatgttagctgtgtgggttttcatatatggcctttatcctgttgaggtatgctccctctatacccactttgttgagagtttttatcatgaacagatgttgaattttgtcaaatgcttttcccgCATCTCTTGAGATGGTCATATGATTTTCATCCTTCatttcattaatgtcttgtaTCACGTTTGTTCATTTGCAGATACTGAACTTttcttgcatccctgaaataaatgccacttgatcctggtgaatgacccttttaaagtattgttgaatttagttattgggatattggtctgtaattttcttttcttgcagtgtttttgtctggttttggtatcaaggtaatgctgcccTTTGTcaaggaatttggaagcatttATTACTCTTCTACTTTTAGAATAGCTTGAACAGGATaggttttaactttttaaatatttggtagaattccctttgaagccatctgatccaggacttttgtttgttgggagttttttgattactgattcaattgttactagtaattggtaacgttcagattttctattcctgATTCAATCTTAGAAGATTGTGTGTTTTGGggtatttatccatttctactaggttgtccaatttgttggcatttaatttttcatagtggtctcttacaatcctttgcatttctgtagaGCTGGTTAtaacttttcctctttcatttatttgggccctctctttttttcttgatgagtctgggttaaggtttatcaattttggttgtcttttcaaagaaccagctgtaagtttcattgatcttttctattgttttttagtctctatttaatttatttctggtctgatctttattattttcttccttctactaactttgggctttgtttattcttttcctgtttccttcaGGTACACAGTTAGGTTGTCttattggaaattttttttgtttctttgaagtaAGCCACTGtcataaacttctctcttagaactgcttttgctgcatcccaaagattttgaaccattgtgtttccattttcatatgtctccaggtattttttaatttgctctgatttctttgttgacccattggttgtttagttgcatgttgtttagcctccatctgtttgtattttttccagttgtttttttttttttaaagattttatttatttatttgacagagagagacatagcgagagagggaacacaagcagggggagtgggagagggagaagcaggctccctgcagagcagggagcccgatgtgggactcgatcccaggaccccgggatcatgacctgagccgaaggcagtcgcttaaccaactgagccacccaggcaccccagtttttttttttttttccttgtaattgatttttagtttcattctgttgtggtcagaaaagatgtttggtatgatttcaatattcttaaatttattgattcttggggcacctggggggcttagttggttaagtgtctgccttcggctaaggtcatgatcccggggtcctgtgatcaagccccgtgtgcggctccctgctcagcagggagtctacttctcccttgccttctgccccatcctctccc encodes the following:
- the COQ3 gene encoding ubiquinone biosynthesis O-methyltransferase, mitochondrial isoform X2; protein product: MWFKSYRMTFACLNRMKIYRYPWTRLYSTSQSTVDSSEIKTFLALAHRWWDEQGVYALLHSMNDLRVPFIRDNLLKTVAQHQPGQPLSGIKILDVGCGGGLLTEPLGRLGASVIGIDPVAENIKTAQHHKSFDPVLDKRIKYRACSLEEIVEETAETCDAVVASEVVEHVIDLETFIQCCCQVLKPGGSLFITTINKTQLSYALGIVFSEQITGIVPKGTHTWEKFVSPEKLESILESNGLSVQTVAGMLYNPFSGYWHWSENTSLNYAAHAVKSTEQEHPVPEFVFKGETEELRHKDSTNPGVQEELKK